A single genomic interval of Gossypium raimondii isolate GPD5lz chromosome 11, ASM2569854v1, whole genome shotgun sequence harbors:
- the LOC105761397 gene encoding receptor-like protein EIX2 isoform X3: MLNLRTNTMFGELPSTLQNSPYLVMFDLSENHFSGSVPAWIGDKLYLVILSLRSNNFDGHIPHKICDLQFLQNLDLAHNNISGVIPKCFNNLSAMAITNKTNNFVAEYVADNSFFFNALLVLKGREDEYGSTLGLVTSMDLSDNSLTGEIPKEISSLAGLLSLNFSRNLLTGNIPDSIGNIELMESLDLSMNRLNGEIPPSFSNLNFLNHFNVSYNNLTGQIPTSTQLQSFENLSYGGNHLCGPPLTKNCTSKGNPIVDVANNGRSREGSKVNWLYVSIVLGFVMGFWGVVAPLFFIRSWRHAYYRKLDHVGRKLYVSWATMGM; the protein is encoded by the coding sequence ATGCTAAACCTTCGAACCAATACAATGTTTGGAGAATTGCCATCCACATTGCAAAATTCTCCATATTTGGTTATGTTTGATCTTAGTGAAAATCATTTCAGTGGAAGTGTACCAGCATGGATTGGTGATAAGCTCTACCTTGTGATTCTAAGCCTTCGATCAAATAACTTTGATGGACATATTCCTCATAAAATTTGTGATCttcaatttcttcaaaacttGGACCTTGCCCACAACAACATTTCTGGAGTTATTccaaaatgttttaataatttaagtgcaaTGGCCATaacaaataaaaccaataatttTGTTGCGGAGTATGTAGCtgataactcttttttttttaacgcATTATTGGTGTTGAAAGGACGAGAGGATGAATATGGTAGCACACTAGGACTTGTTACGAGCATGGACCTTTCAGATAACAGTCTCACAGGAGAGATCCCCAAAGAAATTAGTAGTCTCGCTGGACTAttgtctttaaatttttcaaggAATCTCCTAACAGGAAATATACCAGACAGCATTGGCAACATAGAGTTAATGGAATCTCTTGATTTGTCCATGAATCGACTAAATGGGGAAATCCCTCCAAGTTTCTCCAATTTGAATTTCTTGAATCACTTCAATGTGTCCTACAACAACTTGACAGGACAAATCCCAACAAGCACTCAGCTTCAAAGCTTTGAAAACTTGTCTTACGGGGGCAATCATCTTTGCGGACCTCCTCTCACTAAGAACTGCACCTCAAAAGGTAATCCAATTGTCGACGTTGCAAATAATGGAAGGAGCAGGGAAGGAAGTAAAGTGAATTGGCTTTATGTCAGCATAGTTCTCGGCTTTGTAATGGGATTTTGGGGTGTAGTGGCTCCCTTGTTTTTCATCAG
- the LOC105761397 gene encoding receptor-like protein EIX2 isoform X1 codes for MPTWFLNLPTPFESLNLSSNQLRGEISYLNVRSSVDLSSNRFIGPLPRVFPTLVFLMLSNNSFSGSLFELLCNSSSGKLTEVLYIDKNLISGDIPDCWNHWQSLVLLNLGSNNLTGKIPPSLWRLNLIMLNLRTNTMFGELPSTLQNSPYLVMFDLSENHFSGSVPAWIGDKLYLVILSLRSNNFDGHIPHKICDLQFLQNLDLAHNNISGVIPKCFNNLSAMAITNKTNNFVAEYVADNSFFFNALLVLKGREDEYGSTLGLVTSMDLSDNSLTGEIPKEISSLAGLLSLNFSRNLLTGNIPDSIGNIELMESLDLSMNRLNGEIPPSFSNLNFLNHFNVSYNNLTGQIPTSTQLQSFENLSYGGNHLCGPPLTKNCTSKGNPIVDVANNGRSREGSKVNWLYVSIVLGFVMGFWGVVAPLFFIRSWRHAYYRKLDHVGRKLYVSWATMGM; via the coding sequence ATGCCCACTTGGTTTTTGAACCTTCCCACTCCATTTGAATCTTTAAACCTTTCCTCGAATCAACTTAGAGGagagatttcatatttgaatgtGAGAAGCTCTGTTGATTTGAGTTCAAACCGATTCATAGGCCCATTGCCAAGAGTATTCCCAACTTTAGTATTTCTAATGttatcaaataattcattttcgGGATCTCTTTTTGAATTACTTTGTAATTCATCAAGTGGGAAATTGACGGAAGTTCTTTACATTGATAAAAATCTTATCTCAGGAGATATTCCAGATTGTTGGAATCATTGGCAAAGTTTGGTCCTTCTAAATTTGGGAAGCAACAATTTGACCGGCAAAATCCCACCTTCTTTATGGCGTCTAAATCTTATAATGCTAAACCTTCGAACCAATACAATGTTTGGAGAATTGCCATCCACATTGCAAAATTCTCCATATTTGGTTATGTTTGATCTTAGTGAAAATCATTTCAGTGGAAGTGTACCAGCATGGATTGGTGATAAGCTCTACCTTGTGATTCTAAGCCTTCGATCAAATAACTTTGATGGACATATTCCTCATAAAATTTGTGATCttcaatttcttcaaaacttGGACCTTGCCCACAACAACATTTCTGGAGTTATTccaaaatgttttaataatttaagtgcaaTGGCCATaacaaataaaaccaataatttTGTTGCGGAGTATGTAGCtgataactcttttttttttaacgcATTATTGGTGTTGAAAGGACGAGAGGATGAATATGGTAGCACACTAGGACTTGTTACGAGCATGGACCTTTCAGATAACAGTCTCACAGGAGAGATCCCCAAAGAAATTAGTAGTCTCGCTGGACTAttgtctttaaatttttcaaggAATCTCCTAACAGGAAATATACCAGACAGCATTGGCAACATAGAGTTAATGGAATCTCTTGATTTGTCCATGAATCGACTAAATGGGGAAATCCCTCCAAGTTTCTCCAATTTGAATTTCTTGAATCACTTCAATGTGTCCTACAACAACTTGACAGGACAAATCCCAACAAGCACTCAGCTTCAAAGCTTTGAAAACTTGTCTTACGGGGGCAATCATCTTTGCGGACCTCCTCTCACTAAGAACTGCACCTCAAAAGGTAATCCAATTGTCGACGTTGCAAATAATGGAAGGAGCAGGGAAGGAAGTAAAGTGAATTGGCTTTATGTCAGCATAGTTCTCGGCTTTGTAATGGGATTTTGGGGTGTAGTGGCTCCCTTGTTTTTCATCAG
- the LOC105761397 gene encoding receptor-like protein EIX1 isoform X4, whose product MAIATMTTPLPISFFPFLLLIPAICFTICHANSNLLCIQSEREALLKFKNHLIDPSNRLSSWVEGGDCCEWTGVVCHNSTGHVNQLHLAAPLSETDDFATNAEWEASYNSLLGGKINPSLLELKHLSSLDLSNNNFSSIHIPKFFGLLESLTYLNLSGARFLGAIPHNLGNLSKLQYLDLGGNDLEPKSLQWVSGLSSSQYLDLSSANLSKATDWVQEIFQIVGIIGKVWSF is encoded by the coding sequence ATGGCAATTGCAACCATGACTACTCCTCTTCCTatttcctttttcccttttcttcttctcattccCGCTATCTGTTTTACCATTTGTCATGCCAATTCCAACCTACTTTGCATTCAGAGTGAGAGAGAAGCTCTTTTGAAATTCAAGAATCATCTTATTGATCCTTCAAACAGGCTATCGTCATGGGTTGAAGGTGGGGATTGCTGTGAATGGACTGGTGTCGTCTGCCATAACTCAACAGGCCACGTCAACCAACTGCACCTGGCCGCTCCTCTTTCAGAGACTGATGACtttgcaacaaatgctgaatgGGAAGCTTCCTACAATTCCCTGCTAGGAGGCAAAATAAATCCTTCGCTGCTGGAGTTGAAGCATCTCAGTTCCCTGGACTTGAGCAATAACAATTTTAGCAGCATACATATCCCGAAATTTTTCGGTTTGCTGGAGAGTTTAACATATCTTAACCTCTCTGGAGCACGATTTCTGGGAGCAATTCCTCATAACCTTGGGAATCTCTCAAAGTTGCAGTATCTTGATCTTGGAGGTAATGATCTCGAACCAAAAAGTCTTCAATGGGTTTCTGGGCTTTCTTCCTCGCAGTACCTTGATTTGAGCTCTGCGAATCTTTCTAAAGCAACTGATTGGGTACAG
- the LOC105761397 gene encoding receptor-like protein EIX1 isoform X5: MAIATMTTPLPISFFPFLLLIPAICFTICHANSNLLCIQSEREALLKFKNHLIDPSNRLSSWVEGGDCCEWTGVVCHNSTGHVNQLHLAAPLSETDDFATNAEWEASYNSLLGGKINPSLLELKHLSSLDLSNNNFSSIHIPKFFGLLESLTYLNLSGARFLGAIPHNLGNLSKLQYLDLGGNDLEPKSLQWVSGLSSSQYLDLSSANLSKATDWVQDERMNMVAH, translated from the coding sequence ATGGCAATTGCAACCATGACTACTCCTCTTCCTatttcctttttcccttttcttcttctcattccCGCTATCTGTTTTACCATTTGTCATGCCAATTCCAACCTACTTTGCATTCAGAGTGAGAGAGAAGCTCTTTTGAAATTCAAGAATCATCTTATTGATCCTTCAAACAGGCTATCGTCATGGGTTGAAGGTGGGGATTGCTGTGAATGGACTGGTGTCGTCTGCCATAACTCAACAGGCCACGTCAACCAACTGCACCTGGCCGCTCCTCTTTCAGAGACTGATGACtttgcaacaaatgctgaatgGGAAGCTTCCTACAATTCCCTGCTAGGAGGCAAAATAAATCCTTCGCTGCTGGAGTTGAAGCATCTCAGTTCCCTGGACTTGAGCAATAACAATTTTAGCAGCATACATATCCCGAAATTTTTCGGTTTGCTGGAGAGTTTAACATATCTTAACCTCTCTGGAGCACGATTTCTGGGAGCAATTCCTCATAACCTTGGGAATCTCTCAAAGTTGCAGTATCTTGATCTTGGAGGTAATGATCTCGAACCAAAAAGTCTTCAATGGGTTTCTGGGCTTTCTTCCTCGCAGTACCTTGATTTGAGCTCTGCGAATCTTTCTAAAGCAACTGATTGGGTACAG